From the genome of Bacteroidales bacterium, one region includes:
- a CDS encoding four helix bundle protein has translation MANYRGFRDLKVYQLSFRLAVEIFELSKHFPKEERYSLTDQIRRASRSVPTNISEAWSKRRYPKQFVFKLTDSDGEASETTVWLDFSLNHKYISQETHNYFIEKYHEVGKMLGSMIQHPEKFCY, from the coding sequence ATGGCCAATTATAGAGGATTTCGGGATCTAAAGGTTTACCAGCTATCCTTCCGGCTAGCGGTGGAAATTTTCGAACTGTCAAAACATTTTCCAAAGGAAGAAAGGTATAGTCTAACGGATCAAATAAGGAGAGCTTCGCGATCTGTGCCAACCAACATTTCAGAAGCTTGGAGTAAAAGGAGGTATCCCAAACAATTTGTTTTTAAATTAACCGATTCTGATGGAGAAGCTTCTGAAACAACAGTATGGCTTGATTTCTCTTTGAATCACAAATACATTTCCCAAGAAACTCATAATTATTTTATTGAAAAGTACCATGAAGTAGGAAAGATGCTGGGGAGTATGATCCAACATCCTGAAAAATTTTGCTATTAA